TCAATTGAATCCCCTTCGTCAAAAACCATATTGACAAATAGAGTATAAaggaattttttttgtttttttagtttCCCACCAGGCTCAAAAATTACTTAGGTTAAAAGTTTTTTTTCCCTCTCAAGTGCTGTAATTGTTAGAATACATTCACGTGTCAGTCATTCATTACAGCACCTCACACACTAGTCAGTGCTGTGGGGCTGTCATGGGGCCAAAGCTGTCGTGTATCTTTGCACTTTTGTTGTCACATTTCCACCTCAGAACTGATATGGTATGAGCATTCCCAAGGCAATCCCAACTAACCAATTCAATGCAATGAAATAATATCAGTCCCTTTTTCTAATTGGACAAGAAAAAGGCATAGCAGTAAGCACTAAGCAGAGATGCTTCTTAAAATTTTGTGTTCCTTCAAATAATAGAATAGGAATCAGATAAGGTTCCTCTAGGGAAAAGGAGACACAATGGTCATCTAGGCAGTTAAAGATTTAAGTCATATAGGCTTTAATATTTAGATACGTTTGACTTCCACCAATAACAACCTCAGCCAACCCCATCTTGGTCGGTCTATAAATGGAAAGGAGGGATCCAACAGCTCATATATAAGATCAAGTGGGAAAAAAGAAGCATTGACTTTTATGCTAATTCACACTTCTTcattaagcaaaagaaaaggagtcTGTGCTATGTATACTGACAGTGTAAAACGTTTCACATTATTATGTTAAGTTAGACCTTTAACAACATGTAATTTTCAATATCAGACCTGATATGATAACctgaaaaatagaataataaccCGCTATTACCTGTTATATTGCTAATAATGCAAAAGTACTTTATGTGCATTACTTAAACTCGAAGAGAAAAAGGAATGCATATACCAAGGAATACATAATCTTATTCTTGCATGTCCTATGCAACTAATGTACACTTTTCCACTAATTatgttgtttgaactttgaaacATTGTTAGTTTATAGCATCTACCATCTGCAAAAACGACAGCCAAAGatctgtttttttcttcttctttgtgttATTCCTTGTTCTTTTTCTAAAGTTTCTAACCTATACCCTTTTGAAAAGAAACTCCATTCATGTATACTCCTTCACTTGTACTCTTCTCCATTGTGCATAAGCAAATCAGACCCTTTGGTTTTACAATGGCTTTTGCATTGCTGAGCATTTGCAGTTCGCCCGATGATCAGTGAGCGTCTGAAAATCATGACATAAATGTGTGAGAAGTTTCAAGGATAGAATTGATTAAACCAGATTTTGGATTTATGCTTCCAAATTGTACCTTGTACTGTTTTTGGAGGTCTTTAATGTACTCCACAGCCAAATCTAACATGTCTGCTGTGTTTGTTTGCTGCCAACATGATTTTACCTTAATAAGACTCCATcacaagaacaaaagaaaaggtgctgaaattgaaagaaaaaggaaaattggTATGAAAAATCTACCTTGTCCATGTTGGGAACAAGCTCCTGTAGCTTCCTCATTCTTTCACTTATACGAGTTCTTCTAACCTGAAATAATTCTTGATTCATAATTGAACTTTAAGACTGACTTCTTGAGAAATTTCAGAGATGTTGACAAAAATGAACATAAGACTTAGATTGGGCTTAAACATATATGTACATGTATATGAACATGTTGTTTATGTCCTACCCTTTCTGCAATGCTCCTAGGATGAGTAGCACAGCCACGTTTGGCGCGGATCTTACAGGGAATAGTAGTGTCTTGGAAATGCAATAACTTCTCAATAGCTGCAATTTCAGCTGGTGTCTTTGGTAAACTTAGGTGGTGTGACAAAACTGGAGGCCTATTTCCAAGTTCTTCAATCTGGTCACAACCAAGAATGCCAATTCAAATTCCACATAATATAACAAATGATTTCAAATAGCTTCCCTACATTTTATTTCCATACCTGATTAGCATTAGCAAATAGCTTCCCCTCATTATCTAGTTGATGGGAATCATTCCAAGAGGTAAAAGGGAATCCCATATTGTAGAATTGAGCTTCTGAGTTGCCATCTCCAGACTTGTCATCATCAAGTACAGTTGTTATGCTTCTCTCGTTATCGACCTCTGAGATTCGAGACAACATTCCTAATGATGAAGGTGCCCCTGATGGGAAACTACTACTAAAATGACCTTTCAACCTGCTTGAAGATGGACTTGAATCTCCATTAGCACCATTTGCCATTCTATAACCTCCACCACTGCCTTTCAACGTGCCATAGCCTGTAATTCCATTAAACATTAAGTAGCTAACACTGAAACTTCTTATTAGTGAACACTATAAGAGTGTCAAGAATGCAGAAGCCAACACAATTATATTAGGGAAAGAAGGTGGGGAAAAGCACCTGAAACTCCCATTTCATACTAGAAGTGGATGTAGGACATGCTCTGTGGATTCAACTGAACATACTGTTTTTAGCTCGATCTATGTTAAAATGTGTACATATAATATGATCACACTCATTGAACCCACGACTCTACATCCTGGTTTCGCCTCGATTTAAACTTACCAACGACTCTACATCTTGCCATCATATACTCCAATTTGGAACAGATATGAACAGAAACTAAATCAGGGCAAACCAGAGACATGGTTTCATCTGCTTAATCTTTTAGCAACTGCTAGAAACTCTAAATCCACCAAtacttaattaaaaaaattaactgaaaaaatatataaccgtacaacaacaactatacgaATCCTCACTTTTTCATTTGTATATAAATTTAGAAGTATTAATGAATGCACCCCTTTACCtacttttaagaaaataaaaatctaGAGTACTTTCccaaagaagaaagatgaagaaTGAATATGAAACAGTACATACCAATTTGAGAATTGAGGTGAGAGAATAAGCCAGGTGGAGAAGTATTTTGCCTCATAAGATTTGATGCCAACTTGTTTTGCCTCTCAAGATTATTATTTCCCAATGAGCCCATCACCCTGTACCCACCACCATCCATTGACCCCACATCACCACTAGTATTTTGCCTTGGATATTGAGGTGGCAACTGTGAATTCTGAGAGACCAATTGGTTATTTAAACCAGCAAGATTGAACCCTTTATTCTCACTGCCAAAATTTTCAATCTTTATTACTCCATCTGTGAGATTCTCAAACAAAGAACTTGGAGCTGAACGAAACCTTAACAAACCAGAATTCATGTTCTGGTTTTTATCAAACTCTGAGTCCATTAATAgctctctgtttttttttttttttttggcaaataaCACTTCTTTATGTTTGGAATTTGCAGAATATATAGAACTAGAATCAGAAGATAAACATTTGGGAGTTGATTAGTACCATATATTTCTTCTGCATAAAAGTTATAATCTTTGTCTGAAATATCAGCTTGTTTGTTAAGCAGTATGGAGATAGAAATCTTCAAGAACAAGCAAGAAAGAATAGTCTGctaagattttttcttttttttcttttcagagAAGAAGCTTTTAGATCTCTTAGCTAGTGTATTTTCATGAAAGAAGAGTAGCAAATTATAGAAAAAGGTAATggagaattttttattttatttttggtgtggTAAATAAGTGGAACCCTGAGGTCAATACAGGATAATTAGAAAATGCAAGAAATAGAATGATCTTTTAATTTTTCGGTATTGTCCCTACAAATTTAAATTCATGTTGAGTAAATCTATTAAGAGGTAAAATGCTCTTAATAATAATTTGTTTTATTCTTAGACACAATATAAAATCTCTTAttaaaagtgatgaaggaatcctTATCATCACGCTATATTTGTggtgataaataaataatctacCATTTGAACTGTTTttagaggatatatatatatatattagacgGTTGAATCTAAGCTCTTTTGAAGGTTTTGGTTGCATGGATTTCAATTCCCACCGAGGGGGACAGATGTTCGAGCCACTCTTTTTTTGTTTCTATTTTACTTTGTGTACAATATTTGTGGAATTAGAAATTAATTATTCTGTTGTATCTACTAgtttcctttgttttcctgcacgGCTGCACTACGTGTTACGACCATTATTGGAGCATCTAAAGATTCTTGACtgttaaaaaagtaaaaatgttaGATTGTGCCAATTCAATAATATTACTGCAagcattttctcttctttttttcggAATAATATTATTATGCTGCGTATATATTACTTGACATTCCAAGATAACAACATAAAGCCTAAGGTATTTCgaatttatttgatttttgagtagATCTGTGTTGCGGAAGatcgtgggttaactagcacacaatcacacacaaagaaaatagagaagaaaaatccacacaaggatttaacgaagttaagcctaatcctcggggcaGAAGCAGAGAGTTTTTCATTATGAATGAGAAAAAAATCACAATACAATCTCTAGAATCCCCAATTACAACCTCTATATATAGATCTCAAATTGTCCCAAAAAGGTTTTCCAATTTGACAAGGGCTATAAGTTTTCttttcccaaatctattaggacaatgaGTTTTCCTAAACCTACAGGGATTATAGGTTTCcttaaaatacaagaaaataattcaagccacaaaatAACAAATCTCCCCTTTGGCTTGAATTCTCTTCATtaacaagaacaacatctatctACCTTGCCCTCAGCCCTCACGAGGGCTCTACCCATTGCCACACACATCAACCAAGTCTAGGCAAAGCCTAAACTTGTTAAGAGACTCAATCTCTTCAGCCATAGCACTAATCCGTCGATTTGGTTCTGTACCCGGAATAGCTTCTGGATAGTTATAACACTCAAACGCATCAACGGTCTTTGCAACTGTCAAAGCAAATCCAACAGGATTCGTATATCCAAGAAGATTCCCATCAACTACATTTGCAAACCTTTGCGGTCGGTTGATCACTATCTTCTCTCTGCATGTTGCAATGTTATATGGTTGTTGTTGCGCATGTGCATCAACATTATcattttgatcaatattttgcaccTCCTCCACTTCATCTACTTTAGAACTACTGGGCTGAGCTAGTAGAGATTCAATTTCTAGCTCTATGCGGTCACTGACACCATGATCTATTTTCGCTATTGCCTTCTCCCTCTGACTGTCCAGTGAGGCAGATTTATTTAATGTTATATCCCTACTGATAATTAGCCCTGGAGTCTTTTGATCTGTGCACCACAACCTATAACCTTTCTCTCCAGTTGCATACCCTAGAAATATGCACTTCTTTACCCTCGGCTCAAGTTTTTCATCACTCACATGAGCATAAGCAGGACAACCAAATatccttaaatttgaataatcaaCAGGCGAGCCGGATcatacctcaaaaggagttttgaaCTCAATAGTTGTGGATGGAGATCTGTTGACCAAATAACAAGTTGTATTGATTGCTTCAACCCAAAAATCATTTTTAACATATGAGTGTGAAAACATGCTCTGTGCCCTATCACAAAGCCTTTTGTTCATATGTTCTGCAATATCATTTTGTAATGGTGTTCCGACACAAGCGTGGTATCTCACTATGCCCTCTCTGCTGTAGAAATTATCGAACTCGGAATTGCAAAATTTCAACCCATTGTCATTTCGAAGATGCTTAACTTTTCTTTTCGTCTGCCTCtcaaccatcgtcttccatttaacaaatgtcggaaatgcctcatcttttgtttttagaaaatacacccacaccatccttgagtaatcatcaatcaaagtcataaaatacctAGCACCACTCTTGGAGAGAACTCTATTTGGACCCCACAAGTCTGAATATATAGAATCTAACTTGTCTCTAGTCTTGTGCTCGGCCTTCTTGCTGAACTTTACCCTTGTCTGTTTACCAAATATATAATgctcacaaaaatttaaaacttaATTTTTATACTCATTCAGCAAATTCTACTTATTCAACAAAGACAATCCATTATCACTCATATGACCAAGTCGCAAGTACCATAACTGAGACTGATTCAGATCATTTTTCCTAGAAGCTACAACAGCTTCCCTTTCAACTACACTGGCCTGAAGATGATACAATTTAGAATGCAGTTTACCCTTCATGAGTACCATGGAACCTTTACACACTTTAAGTATTCCATTCTCGGAGTGAAACTTATATCCCTGATCATCCAAAGtcgaaagagaaatcaaattttTCTTTATTCGAGGAACATGCCAACACTCAATGTTTCTGATAATTCCATTGAACATTTTCAATATGATGTTACCAATCCCCTCTACTGTAATGGATTGTCATCTCCCATGTAGACAGTCCCACTGATCTTCTTGTAAGTTGCAAACCAATTCTTGTGTGGACACATGTGGAAAGTAGCACCGGAATCAAGAACCCAGGAATTCCTCCCATGACTAGAATCCACGACACAGACTTCCCCTACATAACCACTACCATCAGAATTATTGCTAGTGTCAACAACATTTGCCAAATTATCTATTTTTTGCTTTCCTCTTTCCTCTTTTCTCTTTCAGCTcaggacaatctctcttgtagTGATCTTGCTCCCTGCACTCATAACAGTTCTGCTTCCTTGCTCTAAACTTCGATCTGGCTGTTGACTTTTTTCTATTAAAGTCTGTTTGTTGTGTTCttccttgtcacgaccccaaattccctctgcaggatgtcgtgatggcacctagtctctaagactaggtaagcctatcaatgcggaataataataaatatctgaaataaataaactataattcaaataattttaactcccaaaacccggtagaaataaattacaagcttctaagaatttattatcaatgtctctatatgtcaaggtctaaataaattataaggaagcaacataaaatgatagaaggggactccggagtctgcggacgctggcagatatacctcgaagtctccgtgcgtaggtaactcactgatgtctaggctagtaaaatgtacctggatctttataaaaagatgtgcagaagtgtagtatgagtacatcacagcggtacccagtaagtgccaagcctaacctcggtagagtagtgacgaggttaggtgagaccctactggaatataataatggtatggtaaaatgtttatcaatatagtaaaataaaatgacattggaaatgaatcaaatagtatgtcacatttaatgacaccaaataattgcaaataatatctcgtggaatcaaaacaaaatttccttcaactttatgaaaatcacaataattaatcgaaagcaaccatggccataaatcaatatcaacaagggcactaccgaggtaccgcctcgtagtcccaaattataaataatttcacaatatctcatttccttataccaccacgggagccttcacaatttatttaaagaaagcaTTTTTCCCCCAAAATAGTATcacgcgttttagccacccttatcacaccgcatgacttctagtagtcacccctactagccaccgtatcaagccacccttatctcaccgcatgtgtttcaacacccagaccttataccaccgcatgcgtatcaatatcacaatatatcacaatttgtacctcaagtgcccaatatttcaattttccacaaaaaaaaaatcaacaacaatatttttcaataataaag
This DNA window, taken from Nicotiana tabacum cultivar K326 chromosome 15, ASM71507v2, whole genome shotgun sequence, encodes the following:
- the LOC107799709 gene encoding transcription factor bHLH130 isoform X1 — translated: MDSEFDKNQNMNSGLLRFRSAPSSLFENLTDGVIKIENFGSENKGFNLAGLNNQLVSQNSQLPPQYPRQNTSGDVGSMDGGGYRVMGSLGNNNLERQNKLASNLMRQNTSPPGLFSHLNSQIGYGTLKGSGGGYRMANGANGDSSPSSSRLKGHFSSSFPSGAPSSLGMLSRISEVDNERSITTVLDDDKSGDGNSEAQFYNMGFPFTSWNDSHQLDNEGKLFANANQIEELGNRPPVLSHHLSLPKTPAEIAAIEKLLHFQDTTIPCKIRAKRGCATHPRSIAERVRRTRISERMRKLQELVPNMDKQTNTADMLDLAVEYIKDLQKQYKTLTDHRANCKCSAMQKPL
- the LOC107799709 gene encoding transcription factor bHLH130 isoform X2, with the translated sequence MDSEFDKNQNMNSGLLRFRSAPSSLFENLTDGVIKIENFGSENKGFNLAGLNNQLVSQNSQLPPQYPRQNTSGDVGSMDGGGYRVMGSLGNNNLERQNKLASNLMRQNTSPPGLFSHLNSQIGYGTLKGSGGGYRMANGANGDSSPSSSRLKGHFSSSFPSGAPSSLGMLSRISEVDNERSITTVLDDDKSGDGNSEAQFYNMGFPFTSWNDSHQLDNEGKLFANANQIEELGNRPPVLSHHLSLPKTPAEIAAIEKLLHFQDTTIPCKIRAKRGCATHPRSIAERNYFRLEELV